The sequence GACCTCGCTTCTGCCACCACCCAGACAGCGGAAGGGTTTTTTCGCCTGAAATAGACTGCAACGTTGCGTCGATCTGGCGGAATCGTTAGGGTGGCCAGATAGCTATGCGTTGGACTATCAGCCGCCAGATCGCTGCGGGTTATGCGATTTCCCTTCTCTTCGTCATCGCACTGGGCGGTACCGCGTATTGGACCTCTCATCAGATGCTCGACGCCTTTGACCAGCGGCGGAATGCGACGCAGATTATTCTCGCCTCGGATCAGGTTCTGAACCTGGTCCAGGATGCGGAAGGCGGGCAGCGCGGCTATTTGCTCACCGGGTCCGAGCCTTATCTGGAACCCTATCGGTCGGCGATATCCCGTCTTCCCTCCGCAGTAGATACCCTGAAGCTGCTGGTAGGAAAATCAGCTCTGGGGCAGGATGGGCTGGCGGAATTGCAGACAGCGGTAAATGACAAGCTTGCGGAGCTCGCCCATACGATCGACCTGAGGCGTGGCGCGCAGGGTGCCGCCGCCCTTGAGATTGTCAATCAGGGGGCGGGAAAGGAAGCAATGGATCGCATCCGACAGCGGCTGGATGTCATCAAGCAGGCTCAGCTCAATGAACAGGGCGCCCGCAACGAGGAGGCGCAGAGCGCCGCCGCGTTCCTGCTCGATGTACTCGTCATCGGCATTCCGGTCTCTGTGATTGTCATGATCTTCTCGGGCATCGTGACCTCGCGTCGCATTCTCCGACCCGTCGCGGAGATTACCGAGGCGGCTCGTTCGGTCTCGGAAGGGGATCTTGAGGTAAAGCTTCCCGAGAAGTCCAAGCTCGAGGAGATTCATGCCCTTACGCGTTCTTTCGGGAGCATGGTGTCGTCCCTGCGGCAATCGGCGAAACTGAGCGAGCGTCTTGCTTCCGGCGACCTGACGGTCGAGGTGAAGCCTCTCTCCGACAAGGACGTGGTCGGCAAATCGCAGGCCGATATGGTGACCAAGCTTTCCGACCTGATCGAGCAGGTGCAGCGCTCGGGCGTGCAGGTCAACTCGTCCGCAGTGCAGATCGCGGCCGCGTCGAAGGAGCAACAAAGCACTGCCAGCGAGATGGCATCCACGACCACCGAGATCAGCGCCACATCAAAGGAGATCAGCGTGACGGCGGCCGAGTTGCTGAAGGCTGCCGATAATATGAATGAGGTGTGCCAGAGACTGGCGGGCCTCGCTGTTGATGGCAAAGAGGGGCTGCAACGAATGGATCAGGTCATGCGGCATATCATCGACGCCTCAGCCGCAATCACCGCGCGGTTTGGAGAAATGAATGATCGCGCCGGGACCATCAGTTCGGTCGTCACCACCATCACCAAGGTCGCCGACCAGACCAACCTCCTCTCGCTCAATGCCGCCATCGAGGCTGAGAAAGCGGGGGAATACGGACGCGGCTTTTCCGTGGTTGCCGCCGAGATCCGCCGGCTGGCCGATCAGACTGCGGCCTCTACACTCGACATTGAGCAGATGGTCAAGGAGATGCTCGCCTCGGTGTCTGCCGGCGTGATGGGGATGGACAAGTTTTCGGAGGAGGTGCGCCGCAATGCCCACGAGGTGACTGATGTCACCCGCCAGATCGATGGCATGATTGAGCAGGTCCAGTTGCTCGCGCCCGGCGTGGAATCTGTTTACGAGGGCATGCGCACCCAGACCCAGGGGTCGGCCCAGATCAGCGAGGCGCTCGTCCAGCTTGGTGATGCCGCGCGGCAGACGGCGGACGCCATCCGCGATTCCAACAGGGCAGTGGAGCAGCTCAACGAGGCGACCGGGGGGCTTCAAAAAGCCGTCTCCCGGTTCAAACTGCGGTAATATGCTCTACGTCGTTTGCCGCATCGGAGACGACGCCTACGCCTTGCCGGCCACAGCGGTCGACAAGGTATTGCCGTATGCCGTCCTCAAGCCCCTGCCCGGCGCAGTACGGGGGCTCGTCGGCGTGCTGAACTATCAGGGGCAGTCTGTTCCCGTGGTTGATCTCGGGCTGCTTTTTCAGGGAGTTTATACGCCGGAAGCCTTTGGCTCCCGCATCGTCCTGTGCCAGGTGCCGGGGCTTCGTTCCGGTCGGGTGGGAATCCTCGTTGGCTGCGTTGATGGAGTATCGGCTATTTCGGAGGACTCCTTCATTTCTCCGGGGGCAACGGCGGATCCCTGCCTGGGAGAGGTTTCACCTGTGGGTGGTTCCTTCATCCAGCGAATTGAGCTTCCATCGGTATTGCCAGATAACGTCCTCGAAAGTCTCGACTGGTATGAGGCAGGGGAGGTGGCATGAACGTGATCGACCAGATCGCCGGGTTTGTGAACGAGCATGCCGGGTTTGAAACCTCCGGGACGGGCCGGCAGCAATTGATCAAGGCTATTGAGCGTCGCACAGACCCAGGAAGTCCGCTGGAGGATTATCTGTTGAAGCTGAGATCCTCCCCTGCGGAACTTCGTTCTCTCCTGGAAGATTTCGTGGTGCCGGAGACGTTCTTCTTTCGCTACGAGGAATCCTTTCGCGCCTTGACGCAGTGGGCCCGCCAGCACAAGAAGCGTCCCCTGCGCATCCTGAGCGCGGCTTGCTCGACGGGAGAGGAGCCGTATTCTATTGCCTTTTCCCTCCTCGAGGCGGGATGGAAGCCCAGGGATTTCCATATCGAGGCGTTTGACCTGAGCGAACCTGCGATCCAGACGGCACGTGCGGGCGTCTATCGGTCAAATTCCTTCCGCGGAGAGATCGGGCCTTGGCAGGAACGATTTTTCGAAAATGCAGGTGAAGGTTGGAGAGTGCGTAGTCAATACCTTGATTTGATCGACTTTCGCCGCTCGAATCTCCTGCTCATGGAGGATGTGGCCTGCTGGGATGCGATCTTTTGCCGCAATGTGATGATCTACTTCGATAATCCCAGCCGGCAGCGTGTATCCGATCTGCTTCATCGCGCGCTGTTGCCGGGTGGAATGCTTTTTCTCGGGCCCGCGGAGCCTGCGGCGATGTCGGTTTACGGGTGGCGGACGACCGGACTGGAAATGAGCTTCACTGTGCAGGCATCGACCGATCCGGCGATGGCACCCTCGGTGATCAAGCCCAAGCCGATCACTCTTGCCCCTCGCCGCCGGGCCATCGGGTATTCTGCACCACGCTTCATGCCAGATGCGGCTCCGCCGGAGATGACGGTCGAGGATGCGCGGAAGCTGGCCGACCAAGGCCGGGTCCAGGAGGCTCGGGATATGCTGCGTCGAGTGCTTGCGGTGAGACCGGACGACGCTGCAGGCAGGTTCCTCCTCGGGCTGATCGAGGAATCCCTGGGGAATATCGTCGAGGCCGAGGCCCAATACCGGCAGACGCTCTATCTGGAGCCTGCGCACCAGGAGGCGATGCACCATATGGCCTTGCTCCTGCGCAAGCAGGGTCGCACCGACGCTGCCGGGCGATTTGAACGCCGAGTCTCACGGAGGATGCCTTCGTGAACGGGCCGCGTCTGGTCCGTTCCCTTCCTGCGGATCTTCGCGTGGAGTGGGCTGCGGAGATCGCCCGGCCTCCTGTAGTCGAGGCGAGCCGTGAGGGAAGGCTGCGTCTCCTCGTGGCCCGGGTGGGAGGCGACTGGCTCGGCTTCCCGCCGGATTTGATCGCGTCGACTTTGCCGGTCGGTTCGATCCGGCGAATACCTCATCGAGTCTCGGGAAACATCGAGGGTCTCTTCAATGCCGATGGACGCGTCGTGGTATGTGTGAACCTTGAGCGTCTCCTTCAAACTTCCGCTGCGCTTTCCGAGGATGCGTCTGCCGCACGGATGTTGATCCTCCAGTGGCGGCATACGCAGGTCGCCGTGAGGGTGAGTTCCGCCTGGGGGTTGGAGGAGATTGACCTGTCAGCACTCCAGAAATTGCGTGAGGGCGCCAGCGCATCGCTGGCGGGAGTGAGCCGTGGTGTCGCCATTCATATCAATCAGCCAGTGGTGTGCCTTGATGCAGAGCGTCTGGTTGCAAGCTTGCAGGAGGCGATCGAATGAAGGGCGATGACCTGAGCGGATATTCCATGGACGAGCTGTTCCGCGCGGAGGCGGAGCAGCAGTGCGCGATTCTGTCGGACACTCTTCTCCGATTGGAAAAAGCCAGCGATGTGGCGCCTCTTCTCGAGATTCTCATGCGAGCAGCGCATTCGCTGAAAGGTGCGGCTCGCATCGTGGGTAATGATGGCGCTGTACGGGTGGCCCATGCGATGGAGGATCTTTTCGTCAAGGCGCAGAAGGAAAACGTAGCGCCTGTGGCGCAAACGGTCGATGTGCTTCTGAGTGGAGTCGACCTTCTCCGCGACCTGAGCATCACTCCCGATCACGCCGAAAGCGCGTCCCGTATCGAGCGTTTCCTGGCCGAGTGTTCGGACTTGCGGCCGGCTCCGATTCCAGTCATGCCGGCGCCGGTTCCTGCCGCGGTGATGGAGCCCGTGCCTGCTCCGGAACCGGAGCATGGAAAGAAAGATGTCCGCCTCGATGCTGAGCGCCTGGATAATCTGCTGGCTCTTGCGGGACAGGCTGTCGTCTCCGCCGCAGAGACCGGTGCGGGAGTGACGGCGGTACGCGCCGCGTTACGTTCTCTGCAGACCGTACTGAGCGAGCTCCGCAACTCCGATCTGACACCGAGGCAGCGACAGTTGCTGCGGCAGGCGGGTGCATTGACTTCATCCTGCCAGTCTCTGGCAGCCGAGGAGAGCGAACGACGAGACCTGCATGATCGACGTCTGCTGCAACTCTGCGGCCGTATTTATCGGGAGACGCTCTCCTGCCGCATGCGCCCGTTTGGTGATGTCGCCGGGGCGTTGCGCCGCCTTGTCCGAGATCTGGCTCGCGACTTGGGCAAGGAGGTCGATCTGGTCATCCAGGGCGAAGATACCGAGGTGGATCGCGATATGATCGACCGCTTTGAGGGTGCGCTTTCCCATTTGATCCGCAATGCTCTCGACCATGGTCTGGAAACTCCCGCGGAGCGTCTCGCTGCCGGGAAGCCCCCGTGTGGAAGGCTGGAGATCACTGCTCATCATCATGCGGGATGGCTGAGTGTTTCCGTGGCCGATGATGGCCGTGGAATGAATGTCGAAACCATCCGCCAGACGGTCATTCGACGGGGGTTCTCCGCCGAGGAGCACGCCCGCCAGATGAGCGACCAGGAGCTTTCCGAGTTTCTCCTCCTGCCCGGTTTCTCGCTCAGTGAGCGCGTTACGGAAATTTCCGGGCGAGGAGTCGGGCTCGATGCCGTACGCTCGATGGCTTACGAGGTTGGGGGATCGATCCGGCTGGGTCAAAGCGCAATGGGAGGCTTCCTTTGCGAGATCATTCTCCCCGTGGCGCTCTCCCTGCTCCGCGCCGTGGTGGTCGAGGTCTCGGGAGAGCGGTACGCCTTTCCGCTGGCGAGGATCGAGCGCATCGTGGAGGTCACTCGGGCCGATGTGCATCTCATCGGCGGCATTCAGCATGCATTCCTCGAAGGGGAAAAGGTGGAGATATTCAGTGCGGCGCAAGTCCTGGAGGTGGGGGAGGGAGACGTTTCCAACGATGGAATCAACCTCGTGATCATTCCCTCGGGGCAGGGCCGTATCGGTCTGGCAGTCGACCGCCTGCTTGGGATGAAGGAGTTGTCGTTGCAGCGTCTCGATGGACGGCTGGGCCGCACGCAGGATGTCAGCTCTGCCGCCTTGCTGGAGGACGGGGAAGTCGTCATCGTGCTAGACATCAATGATCTCTCCGTGACTGCCGCGAATTTCTCCGCCGCCTCCCAGCACCGTGCGATTTTCCCAGAGGACAAGACCGGCCCGGGTTACCGCATCCTCGTGGCAGACGACTCGCTCACGGTACGTGAGCTCGAGCGCAAGCTCCTCGTCAGCCAAGGCTATGAAGTCGATACTGCCGTGGATGGAGCGGATGCCTGGAATGCGCTACGCAGCGGGAAATACGATCTTCTCGTGACGGATATTGACATGCCCCGGCTCGATGGCATCGAGCTCGTAAAGCTCGTTCGCAACAATGCCCAGCTCCGCGACCTTCCTGTCATCGTCATGTCCTACAAGGAGCGGGATGAGGATCGCGCCCGCGGCCTGGAAGCCGGAGCAGACTACTATCTGACGAAATCGAGTTATCAGGACGAGTCGATCCTGGGAGCGGTGCGCGAGTTGCTCGGGCAGCCGTCGGTGGCGTGATGAGAATCGCCATCGTCAATGATTCGCTCACCGCAGTCGCGCTGTTGAAAGAGGTGATCGCGGCCGAGGAGGGTTTTGCTGAGGCCTGGGTGGCGGTCGACGGTTCGGAAGCCGTTCAGAAATGCCGGGATGACGTGCCGGACATCATTCTTATGGATCTGGTCATGCCAGTGCTTGGCGGAGTCGAGGCCACCCGGCAGATCATGAGGGAGACGCCCTGTCCGATTCTGGTTGTTACGGGATCGGTCGAGGGAAATGTCTCCGCTGTCTTTGAAGCGATGGGAGCAGGTGCTGTCGATGCAGTAACCACACCTGCATTCGGGTCCTCGGAGGCGCGGCGCATCCTGGTGGACAAGATCCGTTCGGTCGCTTCCATTGCGGCCCCTTCCGCGATTTTTCGAAAGGGCGGCTCCAGGACGCGAAAGGAGGGCGTTGCCGACGCCTGTGTGCTTATTGGCTCCTCCGCGGGAGGCCCCGCCGCCCTCATGACCATTCTCGAGCAGCTGCCTGCCTCACTGCGGGCTGCTGTGATCATAGTGCAACATATTGATGCGAGATTCGATGCCGAACTCGCCTCCTGGCTCGATGCGAAAACGCAGCTCCCCGTGCGTCTTGCTGAGGAAGGCGAGGAGCCGCCGCCGGGCGAGGTGGTGGTGTCCCGGGGTGGGCGGCACCTGACTTTTAGCCATCGGCGTCTTCGCTATACCAGCGTCCCCGATCTCTCCTACCAGCCTTCGGTCGATGTGCTTTTCGAAAGCGCTGTGACGCAGGGAACGGCGCACCTCATGGGGGTCGTTCTCACCGGGATGGGGCGTGATGGCGCCCGGGGACTCATGTGCCTCCGTACAGCGGGCCACCTGACCATCGCCCAGGATGAGGCGACGGCCGCCATTTATGGAATGCCTCGCGCCGCCACAGAGAATGGGGCCGCCCGGGAAGTCCTGCCACTTGATCGTATCGCCAGCCGCATTGAAGCCTGGAGCAACTCGCCAATCCCATGAACGAATTTATCAACCCTAGTCGCGCAATGGTCCTGCTCGTGGACGACCAGGCACTGGTCGGAGAATCTCTCCGCCGAGCCCTCGCCATAGAGGACGATATCGACTTCCATTTTTGCGCGGATGCAGCGTCCGCCCTGGATCAGGCGCGAAAGATCCGCCCGACCGTCATTCTGCAGGATCTCGTGATGCCTGGAGTGAGTGGTCTCGATCTGGTGCGGCTTTATCGTGCCGATTCCACGCTCCGCCAGGTGCCGGTCATCGTCCTTTCGGTACGGGAGGAGCCGGAAACCAAGCGCGATGCCTTTGCCGCAGGAGCCAACGACTATCTCGTCAAACTCCCCGATCGTGTGGAACTGCTTGCTCGTGTGAGGTACCATTCCTCCGCCTACCTGGCCCAGCTCGATCGCGATGAGGCCATGCATGCGTTGCGCGAGAGCCAGCGCGAATTGTTGGATTCCAATACCGCGCTCATCTCGCTCAACCAGAAGCTGGAGGTCGCGACGCGAGCCAAATCGGAGTTTCTGGCCATGATGAGCCACGAAATCCGTACTCCGCTCAATGGGGTGCTCGGATTTTCCGACTTGCTGGCCGAGACGACGCTGGATGAGGAGCAAAAGGGGTTCGTCGAAACGATCCGTTCCAGCGGACGGTCACTGCTTACCGTCATCAATGACGTGCTCGACTTTTCCAAGATCGAGGCCGGCAAGCTGACCATTGAAAACGTGGGCTTCAACATCGGGCAGTGTATCCGCGAGGCGAGCGAGCTTTTCGTTCCCAAGGCGCGGGACAATGGGACGACGCTCACCTGGGACGTCGCGCCGACTCTGCCCACTACTGCGGTAGGCGATTCCATGCGCCTGAGGCAGGTGATTTCGAACCTGGTGTCGAATGCCGTGAAGTTTACCCGCTCGGGCAATATTCAGATCATTGCCTCCCTTGGTGATCCTCGCGAGATCACCAAAGCGACCGACCGGTTTTTTACCGGGCCGGGGGATGCGGCTTTCTTCCTGCGCGTGAGCGTGTCTGATAGCGGCATAGGCATTCCATCTGAGAAGATACCGTTGCTCTTCAAGAGCTTTGATCAACTGGACCCTTCGACGGCGCGCAAGTTCGGAGGCAGCGGTCTGGGGCTGACCATCTGTCGGCGGTTGTGCCAGCTCATGGGAGGCGACATCTGGGTTAATCCGGAGCGCGCCTCCGGGTCGGAATTTGTTTTCATGGTCAAGCTCGCCGCTGGTGGAGAGCTACCGCAGCGATCGGGTGGCAAGGTCACCGTGTCCTGCACGCCCGGAGTGGATGAGATCCTGGCCGGATCGCGGGTGCTCGTGGCGGAGGATAACAAGGTCAATGCCGCGCTCATCGCCACGCTGCTGCGCAAGTTTGGCATCGATGCCCGGTGCGTTTCCAATGGCGTCATGGCGTATGAGGCGGTTACCGAGACCGACGTCGATCTCGTGTTCATGGATATCCAGATGCCTGAGCTCGATGGTCTCGAGGCGACGGCTCGAATCCGCGAAAGTGAGAGAGAAAACAAGCGTAAACCCTGCTACATCATCGCGCTGACAGCCGAGGCTCTGCAAGGGGATGCCGAAAAGTGCATCCGGGCCGGGATGAATGATTATCTCGCCAAACCCATCCGCACGACGGACCTCGCTGCCGCGTTGGCGAAATATTGCAGCGCGCGCTCCCCGATGGCATCCTGACGACATGCCCTCATTTGACGTAGTTTCCGAAGTTGACCGCATGGAGGTCAAAAACGCGGTTGATCAATCGCTGCGCGAGCTTTCCTCGCGGTTTGATTTCAAAGGCCTCACCACCTCGATCGAGATCGACGCCAAGACCGGCTCGATCCTGCTCAGTGTCGACGATGGAGCCCAGATGAAGGCTCTGCGCGAGATCGTGATCGGCAAGCTGGCCAAGCGCAATATCGACCTGCGCAACATCGAGCAGAAAGACCCCGACATCTCGCCGCTCGGCCACTCCCGGCAGGAGCTCGTGATCAAGCAGGGTCTCGACGGCGACAAGGCCAAGGAGATCAACAAGGCGATCAAGGCTCTCAATCTCAAGGTGCAAGCCTCATTGCAGGATCGCCAGATCCGCGTGACGGGCGGCAAGCGCGACGATCTCCAGAAGGTCATCGCCGCCTTGCGCGCTGGCGACTATGGCGTCGCCCTCGCCTTCAAGAATTTCCGCGATTGATTACGCCGAGGCGATTTCCTCGGTGATAGCCAGGGCCGCGGCCCGGGGATCGGCTGCTCCCGTGATAGGACGGCCGATCACGAGATAACTCGCTCCGGCGCGAATTGCCTCCGCCGGGGTCATCACGCGCTGCTGGTCGCCCTTGTCCCCGCCTGCGGGGCGTACGCCGGGCGTCACGATGGTGAGTTCATCGCCATAGGTGGCGCGCAGGACAGGCAGCTCCAGCGGGCTGCACACGATGCCGCGTGCTCCGTTGTCGTAGCCGAGGCGCACGAGGCGGCTGACCTGAGATTCCACGGGATCGTGTACTCCGACGCCCTCGAGTTGGGCCTGGTCAAAGCTGGTCAGCACCGTCACGCCCAGGATGAGCATGCCGGAGTCGCCGACGGCCGATTGTGCAGCGGCGATCATCTTGGCTCCGCCTCCGAGGTGGATGGTGGTCATATCGACGCCCAGTTTGGCGGCGGAAGCGACGGCTTCCTTGGCGGTGTTGGGAATATCGTGAAACTTCAGGTCGAGGAACACGCGGTAGCCTCGTGCCTTGAGTTCCCGCACGATGGACGGTCCTTCGGCGGTGAAAAGCTGGAGGCCGACCTTGATCCAGGAGACCGAATCGCCCAGGCGGTCGAGGAGTTGGTACGTGGAGGAGGCGTCTGGGGCGTCCAGAGCGACGATGAATTTTTCTTTAGCGGAAGCAGACATTGGCACAGGATGCGCGCGCCATGAAGCTGCGAGCACCGGCGAAAGTCAACCTGCAACTCCGTATCCTCGGTCGCCGCGAGGACGGGTTCCATGATATCGAGACTCTCATGGTCCCGATTTCCCTCGCGGATGAGATTACCATAGAGACCGCCATCGGGCGCACAGTGAAGGTTCGGAGCAATGATCCGGCGCTGCCGACGGGGGATTCCAATCTTGCGGTCAAGGCGGCCCAGATTTTCTCCGAGGCCACGGGGCTGAAATTCGCCGCCCATATCGAGATCGAGAAGCGCGTCCCGATGGGCGCTGGTCTTGGTGGAGGTAGCAGTGATGCCGCCGCCGTGCTGGTCGCACTGGATACCCTTTTTGAGACCCACATGAGCGCTCCCGATCTGGAGCAGCTCGCCAGCCGCATCGGGTCGGACATTCCGTTTTTTGTCCGTACCTTGCCGGCCTGGTGCCGGGGACGGGGCGAGATCATCGAGCCGACGGAGATTCCCGAGACGCTCCCGCTTTTGCTGATCAAGCCGCCCTTTGGCGTGCCCACTCCATGGGCTTATAAAAACTGGCGCGACTCGCAATCGCTGCCAGGAGAATGGGAGA comes from Terrimicrobium sacchariphilum and encodes:
- a CDS encoding chemotaxis protein CheW, with amino-acid sequence MLYVVCRIGDDAYALPATAVDKVLPYAVLKPLPGAVRGLVGVLNYQGQSVPVVDLGLLFQGVYTPEAFGSRIVLCQVPGLRSGRVGILVGCVDGVSAISEDSFISPGATADPCLGEVSPVGGSFIQRIELPSVLPDNVLESLDWYEAGEVA
- a CDS encoding response regulator, with the protein product MNEFINPSRAMVLLVDDQALVGESLRRALAIEDDIDFHFCADAASALDQARKIRPTVILQDLVMPGVSGLDLVRLYRADSTLRQVPVIVLSVREEPETKRDAFAAGANDYLVKLPDRVELLARVRYHSSAYLAQLDRDEAMHALRESQRELLDSNTALISLNQKLEVATRAKSEFLAMMSHEIRTPLNGVLGFSDLLAETTLDEEQKGFVETIRSSGRSLLTVINDVLDFSKIEAGKLTIENVGFNIGQCIREASELFVPKARDNGTTLTWDVAPTLPTTAVGDSMRLRQVISNLVSNAVKFTRSGNIQIIASLGDPREITKATDRFFTGPGDAAFFLRVSVSDSGIGIPSEKIPLLFKSFDQLDPSTARKFGGSGLGLTICRRLCQLMGGDIWVNPERASGSEFVFMVKLAAGGELPQRSGGKVTVSCTPGVDEILAGSRVLVAEDNKVNAALIATLLRKFGIDARCVSNGVMAYEAVTETDVDLVFMDIQMPELDGLEATARIRESERENKRKPCYIIALTAEALQGDAEKCIRAGMNDYLAKPIRTTDLAAALAKYCSARSPMAS
- the pyrF gene encoding orotidine-5'-phosphate decarboxylase, whose amino-acid sequence is MSASAKEKFIVALDAPDASSTYQLLDRLGDSVSWIKVGLQLFTAEGPSIVRELKARGYRVFLDLKFHDIPNTAKEAVASAAKLGVDMTTIHLGGGAKMIAAAQSAVGDSGMLILGVTVLTSFDQAQLEGVGVHDPVESQVSRLVRLGYDNGARGIVCSPLELPVLRATYGDELTIVTPGVRPAGGDKGDQQRVMTPAEAIRAGASYLVIGRPITGAADPRAAALAITEEIASA
- a CDS encoding methyl-accepting chemotaxis protein, translated to MRWTISRQIAAGYAISLLFVIALGGTAYWTSHQMLDAFDQRRNATQIILASDQVLNLVQDAEGGQRGYLLTGSEPYLEPYRSAISRLPSAVDTLKLLVGKSALGQDGLAELQTAVNDKLAELAHTIDLRRGAQGAAALEIVNQGAGKEAMDRIRQRLDVIKQAQLNEQGARNEEAQSAAAFLLDVLVIGIPVSVIVMIFSGIVTSRRILRPVAEITEAARSVSEGDLEVKLPEKSKLEEIHALTRSFGSMVSSLRQSAKLSERLASGDLTVEVKPLSDKDVVGKSQADMVTKLSDLIEQVQRSGVQVNSSAVQIAAASKEQQSTASEMASTTTEISATSKEISVTAAELLKAADNMNEVCQRLAGLAVDGKEGLQRMDQVMRHIIDASAAITARFGEMNDRAGTISSVVTTITKVADQTNLLSLNAAIEAEKAGEYGRGFSVVAAEIRRLADQTAASTLDIEQMVKEMLASVSAGVMGMDKFSEEVRRNAHEVTDVTRQIDGMIEQVQLLAPGVESVYEGMRTQTQGSAQISEALVQLGDAARQTADAIRDSNRAVEQLNEATGGLQKAVSRFKLR
- a CDS encoding YajQ family cyclic di-GMP-binding protein, which produces MPSFDVVSEVDRMEVKNAVDQSLRELSSRFDFKGLTTSIEIDAKTGSILLSVDDGAQMKALREIVIGKLAKRNIDLRNIEQKDPDISPLGHSRQELVIKQGLDGDKAKEINKAIKALNLKVQASLQDRQIRVTGGKRDDLQKVIAALRAGDYGVALAFKNFRD
- a CDS encoding chemotaxis protein CheW, which gives rise to MNGPRLVRSLPADLRVEWAAEIARPPVVEASREGRLRLLVARVGGDWLGFPPDLIASTLPVGSIRRIPHRVSGNIEGLFNADGRVVVCVNLERLLQTSAALSEDASAARMLILQWRHTQVAVRVSSAWGLEEIDLSALQKLREGASASLAGVSRGVAIHINQPVVCLDAERLVASLQEAIE
- the cheB gene encoding chemotaxis-specific protein-glutamate methyltransferase CheB, whose product is MRIAIVNDSLTAVALLKEVIAAEEGFAEAWVAVDGSEAVQKCRDDVPDIILMDLVMPVLGGVEATRQIMRETPCPILVVTGSVEGNVSAVFEAMGAGAVDAVTTPAFGSSEARRILVDKIRSVASIAAPSAIFRKGGSRTRKEGVADACVLIGSSAGGPAALMTILEQLPASLRAAVIIVQHIDARFDAELASWLDAKTQLPVRLAEEGEEPPPGEVVVSRGGRHLTFSHRRLRYTSVPDLSYQPSVDVLFESAVTQGTAHLMGVVLTGMGRDGARGLMCLRTAGHLTIAQDEATAAIYGMPRAATENGAAREVLPLDRIASRIEAWSNSPIP
- the ispE gene encoding 4-(cytidine 5'-diphospho)-2-C-methyl-D-erythritol kinase; translation: MKLRAPAKVNLQLRILGRREDGFHDIETLMVPISLADEITIETAIGRTVKVRSNDPALPTGDSNLAVKAAQIFSEATGLKFAAHIEIEKRVPMGAGLGGGSSDAAAVLVALDTLFETHMSAPDLEQLASRIGSDIPFFVRTLPAWCRGRGEIIEPTEIPETLPLLLIKPPFGVPTPWAYKNWRDSQSLPGEWETEADLGWVRIVNSLERPVFEKFLFLPILRRWLTEQPEVRAAAMSGSGSTVFAILKDAADGPALDARVREYFGGNLWTALCHTGAE
- a CDS encoding hybrid sensor histidine kinase/response regulator — encoded protein: MKGDDLSGYSMDELFRAEAEQQCAILSDTLLRLEKASDVAPLLEILMRAAHSLKGAARIVGNDGAVRVAHAMEDLFVKAQKENVAPVAQTVDVLLSGVDLLRDLSITPDHAESASRIERFLAECSDLRPAPIPVMPAPVPAAVMEPVPAPEPEHGKKDVRLDAERLDNLLALAGQAVVSAAETGAGVTAVRAALRSLQTVLSELRNSDLTPRQRQLLRQAGALTSSCQSLAAEESERRDLHDRRLLQLCGRIYRETLSCRMRPFGDVAGALRRLVRDLARDLGKEVDLVIQGEDTEVDRDMIDRFEGALSHLIRNALDHGLETPAERLAAGKPPCGRLEITAHHHAGWLSVSVADDGRGMNVETIRQTVIRRGFSAEEHARQMSDQELSEFLLLPGFSLSERVTEISGRGVGLDAVRSMAYEVGGSIRLGQSAMGGFLCEIILPVALSLLRAVVVEVSGERYAFPLARIERIVEVTRADVHLIGGIQHAFLEGEKVEIFSAAQVLEVGEGDVSNDGINLVIIPSGQGRIGLAVDRLLGMKELSLQRLDGRLGRTQDVSSAALLEDGEVVIVLDINDLSVTAANFSAASQHRAIFPEDKTGPGYRILVADDSLTVRELERKLLVSQGYEVDTAVDGADAWNALRSGKYDLLVTDIDMPRLDGIELVKLVRNNAQLRDLPVIVMSYKERDEDRARGLEAGADYYLTKSSYQDESILGAVRELLGQPSVA
- a CDS encoding CheR family methyltransferase is translated as MNVIDQIAGFVNEHAGFETSGTGRQQLIKAIERRTDPGSPLEDYLLKLRSSPAELRSLLEDFVVPETFFFRYEESFRALTQWARQHKKRPLRILSAACSTGEEPYSIAFSLLEAGWKPRDFHIEAFDLSEPAIQTARAGVYRSNSFRGEIGPWQERFFENAGEGWRVRSQYLDLIDFRRSNLLLMEDVACWDAIFCRNVMIYFDNPSRQRVSDLLHRALLPGGMLFLGPAEPAAMSVYGWRTTGLEMSFTVQASTDPAMAPSVIKPKPITLAPRRRAIGYSAPRFMPDAAPPEMTVEDARKLADQGRVQEARDMLRRVLAVRPDDAAGRFLLGLIEESLGNIVEAEAQYRQTLYLEPAHQEAMHHMALLLRKQGRTDAAGRFERRVSRRMPS